One window of the Micropterus dolomieu isolate WLL.071019.BEF.003 ecotype Adirondacks linkage group LG08, ASM2129224v1, whole genome shotgun sequence genome contains the following:
- the LOC123975874 gene encoding isocitrate dehydrogenase [NAD] subunit gamma, mitochondrial-like produces MTARSVRFLSGALKPVYCNQLSRIYGAATCHQRHKSTYTIIPPPARYGGRHTVTLIPGDGIGPELANHVRELFRFCCVPVDFEVVNVDSSVASEDDINDAITAIRRNGVALKGNIETNHNLPPSYKSRNNLLRTTLDLYANVMHCQSLPGVRTRHSNIDIMIIRENTEGEYSSLEHENVPGVVECLKIITKTKSLRIADYAFRSARAKGRRRVTAVHKANIMKLGDGLFLECCKEVASGYPEITFDSMIVDNTTMQLVSRPQQFDVMVMPNLYGNVVSNVCAGLVGGPGLVPGANYGEDYAVFETGTRNTGKSIANRNTANPTAMLLASCLLLDHLKLHDFASMIRNAVLSTLSETRLHTPDLGGQGSTSEVVESIMNAVQSTGPRTLSI; encoded by the exons ATGACGGCCCGGTCTGTGCGGTTCCTGTCCGGAGCCCTGAAGCCCGTGTACTGCAACCAGTTGTCCAGG ATTTATGGTGCAGCTACATGTCACCAGAGACACAAGTCCACGTACACT ATTATA CCTCCACCGGCACGGTATGGAGGCAGACACACCGTGACTCTGATTCCAGGAGATGGCATCGGACCAGAGCTGGCCAACCACGTGCGTGAACTCTTTCG GTTCTGCTGTGTGCCAGTGGACTTTGAGGTTGTCAATGTGGACTCGTCTGTGGCCTCAGAAGATGACATCAATGATGCCATAACGGCCATAAGACGCAATGGAGTTGCACTAAAAG GTAACATTGAGACCAACCACAACTTGCCACCATCCTACAAGTCCAGAAACAACCTGCTCCG CACCACTCTGGATCTGTATGCCAATGTGATGCACTGCCAGTCTCTACCTGGAGTGAGAACACGCCACAGCAACATCGACATCATGATCATCAGAGAGAACACAGAGGGAGAGTACAGCAGCCTGGAGCACGAG AATGTACCAGGCGTTGTTGAATGTCTGAAGATCATCACCAAGACCAAATCCTTACGCATCGCTGACTACGCATTTAGAAGTGCTCGGGCTAAAGGCCGCAGACGAGTCACTGCTGTACACAAAGCTAACATCAT GAAGTTGGGCGACGGCCTCTTCCTGGAGTGCTGTAAAGAGGTCGCCAGCGGTTACCCTGAAATCACCTTCGACAGTATGATTGTGGACAACACTACCATGCAG cTGGTTTCCAGGCCGCAGCAGTTCGATGTGATGGTCATGCCCAACCTGTATGGCAACGTCGTGAGCAATGTGTGTGCCGGGCTGGTTGGTGGGCCGGGCCTGGTGCCTGGAGCCAACTACGGAGAGGACTACGCCGTGTTTGAGACG GGCACCAGGAACACCGGGAAGAGCATCGCTAACCGCAACACAGCAAACCCCACGGCCATGCTGCTGGCCTCCTGCCTGCTGCTGGATCACCTGAAGCTCCACGACTTTGCCAGCATGATCCGCAACGCCGTCCTCTCCACTCTCAGTGAGACTCGG CTGCACACTCCTGACCTGGGAGGCCAGGGCTCCACCTCTGAAGTGGTCGAGTCCATCATGAATGCTGTTCAGAGCACCGGGCCCCGGACACTGAGCATctag